Proteins from one Pseudomonas sp. KBS0710 genomic window:
- the rpoD gene encoding RNA polymerase sigma factor RpoD, with protein sequence MSGKAQQQSRIKELITLGREQGYLTYAEVNDHLPEDISDPEQVEDIIRMINDMGINVFETAPDKDSLMLADADTDEAAAEEAAAALAAVETDIGRTTDPVRMYMREMGTVELLTREGEIEIAKRIEEGIREVMGAIAHFPGTVDHILSEYTRVTTEGGRLSDVLSGYIDPDDGIAPPAAEVPPPVDAKAAKADDEAEDDDAEASSDDEDEVESGPDPIIAAQRFGAVSDQMEITRKALKKHGRANKLVIAELVALAELFMPIKLVPKQFEGLVERVRSALERLRAQERAIMQLCVRDARMPRADFLRQFPGNEVDESWSDGLAKGKGKYAEAIGRLQPDIIRCQQKLIALQNETGLTIAEIKDINRRMSIGEAKARRAKKEMVEANLRLVISIAKKYTNRGLQFLDLIQEGNIGLMKAVDKFEYRRGYKFSTYATWWIRQAITRSIADQARTIRIPVHMIETINKLNRISRQMLQEMGREPTPEELGERMEMPEDKIRKVLKIAKEPISMETPIGDDEDSHLGDFIEDSTMQSPIDVATVESLKEATRDVLSGLTAREAKVLRMRFGIDMNTDHTLEEVGKQFDVTRERIRQIEAKALRKLRHPTRSEHLRSFLDE encoded by the coding sequence ATGTCCGGAAAAGCGCAACAGCAGTCTCGTATCAAAGAGTTGATCACACTGGGTCGTGAGCAGGGTTACCTGACTTACGCGGAGGTCAACGACCACCTGCCTGAGGATATTTCAGATCCAGAGCAGGTGGAAGACATCATCCGCATGATTAACGACATGGGGATCAACGTATTCGAAACTGCGCCAGATAAGGATTCCCTTATGCTGGCCGACGCCGATACCGACGAAGCCGCCGCTGAAGAAGCCGCCGCCGCGTTGGCTGCGGTGGAGACCGATATCGGCCGCACGACGGACCCTGTGCGCATGTATATGCGTGAAATGGGTACCGTGGAGCTGCTGACACGCGAAGGCGAAATCGAAATCGCCAAGCGTATCGAAGAGGGCATCCGTGAAGTGATGGGCGCAATTGCGCACTTCCCAGGCACGGTTGACCATATTCTCTCCGAGTACACCCGCGTTACCACCGAAGGTGGTCGCCTGTCCGACGTTCTGAGTGGCTACATCGACCCGGACGACGGCATTGCGCCGCCTGCCGCCGAAGTGCCGCCGCCTGTCGATGCGAAAGCCGCGAAAGCCGACGACGAAGCCGAAGACGACGATGCTGAAGCCAGCAGCGACGACGAAGACGAAGTTGAAAGCGGTCCGGACCCGATCATCGCTGCCCAGCGTTTCGGTGCGGTTTCCGATCAAATGGAAATCACCCGCAAGGCTCTGAAAAAGCACGGTCGCGCCAACAAGCTGGTAATTGCCGAGCTGGTGGCCCTGGCTGAGCTGTTCATGCCGATCAAGCTGGTGCCTAAGCAATTTGAAGGCCTGGTTGAGCGTGTTCGCAGTGCCCTAGAGCGCCTGCGTGCTCAAGAGCGCGCAATCATGCAGCTGTGTGTGCGTGATGCACGCATGCCGCGTGCCGACTTCCTGCGCCAGTTCCCGGGCAACGAAGTAGACGAAAGCTGGTCCGACGGCCTCGCCAAGGGCAAAGGCAAATACGCCGAAGCCATTGGCCGCTTGCAACCGGACATCATTCGTTGCCAGCAAAAGCTGATCGCCCTGCAAAACGAAACCGGTCTGACGATTGCTGAAATCAAAGACATCAACCGTCGCATGTCGATCGGTGAGGCCAAGGCCCGCCGCGCGAAGAAAGAGATGGTTGAAGCGAACTTGCGTCTGGTGATCTCGATCGCCAAAAAGTACACCAACCGTGGCCTGCAATTCCTCGATCTGATCCAGGAAGGCAACATCGGCTTGATGAAGGCGGTGGACAAGTTCGAATACCGTCGCGGCTACAAGTTCTCGACTTATGCCACCTGGTGGATCCGTCAGGCGATCACTCGCTCGATCGCCGACCAGGCTCGCACCATCCGTATTCCGGTGCACATGATCGAGACGATCAACAAGCTCAACCGTATTTCCCGGCAGATGTTGCAGGAAATGGGTCGCGAACCGACCCCGGAAGAGCTGGGCGAACGCATGGAAATGCCTGAGGATAAAATCCGCAAGGTATTAAAGATCGCTAAAGAGCCGATCTCCATGGAAACGCCGATTGGTGATGACGAAGACTCCCATCTGGGTGACTTCATCGAAGACTCGACCATGCAGTCGCCAATCGATGTCGCCACTGTTGAGAGCCTTAAAGAAGCGACTCGCGACGTACTGTCCGGCCTCACTGCCCGTGAAGCCAAGGTACTGCGCATGCGTTTCGGCATCGACATGAATACCGACCACACCCTTGAGGAAGTCGGTAAGCAGTTTGACGTGACCCGCGAGCGGATCCGTCAGATCGAAGCCAAGGCGCTGCGCAAGTTGCGCCACCCGACGCGAAGCGAGCATCTGCGCTCCTTCCTCGACGAGTGA
- the plsY gene encoding glycerol-3-phosphate 1-O-acyltransferase PlsY: MFWLLAILAYLLGSLSFAILLSRLTGNPDPRMSGSGNAGATNMLRLAGKKLAVLTLLGDLCKGLLPVLIASFAGLTLQQQAWVGVCAVLGHLFPLYFRFRGGKGVATAAGMLLGVYPPAALLAVLAWLLTFYLTRTSSLAALIATPLTLPLLAWQAPAALLPMSVLTLLIVWRHRGNLRDLFAGRERHF, translated from the coding sequence ATGTTTTGGTTACTGGCGATTCTCGCCTACCTGCTCGGCTCGCTGTCCTTCGCCATTTTGCTCAGCCGCCTGACGGGAAATCCCGACCCGCGAATGAGTGGCTCAGGCAATGCCGGCGCCACCAATATGTTGCGCCTGGCCGGCAAAAAACTCGCCGTACTGACGCTGCTGGGCGACCTCTGCAAGGGCTTGTTGCCCGTACTGATCGCCAGCTTCGCCGGTCTTACCTTGCAACAGCAGGCCTGGGTGGGCGTGTGCGCCGTCCTGGGCCATCTGTTTCCACTGTACTTTCGTTTTCGCGGCGGCAAAGGCGTCGCGACCGCGGCCGGCATGCTGCTGGGGGTTTACCCTCCGGCAGCGCTGCTGGCCGTGCTGGCCTGGCTGCTGACGTTCTACCTGACCCGCACCAGCTCGCTGGCCGCCCTGATCGCCACGCCACTCACCCTGCCGTTGCTGGCCTGGCAGGCACCGGCGGCGTTACTGCCGATGAGCGTGCTGACACTGCTGATCGTATGGCGCCACCGCGGCAATTTACGCGACCTGTTTGCCGGGCGCGAACGGCATTTTTAA
- the folB gene encoding dihydroneopterin aldolase: protein MDRVFIEGLEVDTVIGAYDWERGIKQCLRLDLSFAWDNRPAAAGDDLSLALDYASVSTRIQAFAEQSQYQLVETFAERLAEVLMSEFQIPWLHLKLTKPGAVPAAKGVGVEIERGCR from the coding sequence TTGGACAGAGTGTTTATCGAAGGCCTGGAAGTCGACACCGTGATCGGGGCCTACGACTGGGAGCGCGGCATCAAACAATGCCTGCGCCTGGACCTGAGCTTCGCCTGGGACAATCGCCCGGCGGCTGCCGGTGACGACCTGTCCCTGGCGCTGGACTACGCCAGTGTCTCCACGCGCATCCAGGCTTTTGCCGAGCAATCCCAGTACCAACTGGTGGAAACCTTTGCCGAGCGGCTGGCCGAAGTGCTTATGAGCGAATTCCAGATTCCCTGGCTGCACCTCAAACTGACCAAGCCCGGTGCCGTACCGGCTGCCAAGGGCGTGGGCGTGGAGATCGAGCGCGGATGTCGCTAA
- the dnaG gene encoding DNA primase, whose protein sequence is MAGLIPQSFIDDLLNRTDIVDVVSSRVQMKKAGKNYTACCPFHKEKTPSFSVSPDKQFYYCFGCGAGGNALGFIMDHDNLDFPQAVEELAKAAGMEIPREESGRPHKPRQPTDSPLYPLLTAAADFYRQALKSHPQRKAAVEYLKGRGLTGEIARDFGLGFAPPGWDNLYKHLSSDTLQQKAMIDAGLLVENAETGKRYDRFRDRVMFPIRDSRGRIIAFGGRVLGDDKPKYLNSPETPVFHKGQELYGLFEARKNNRNLDEIIVVEGYMDVIALAQQGLRNAVATLGTATSEEHMKRLFRVVPSVLFCFDGDQAGRNAAWRALEATLSSLQDGRRARFLFLPEGEDPDTLVRSEGTDAFRARINQHAQPLADYFFQQLTEEADPRSLEGKAHMATLAAPLIDKVPGANLKSLMRMRLLEITGLSGEAVSQLVHSAPQEAPPAYDPGMDYDAMPDYSDFHQPQEAYAPQQEWTPKKPGAGGKKWDKKPWSKNGKRGDRDEAYAPRTPVAVEAPTLIALRTLIHHPQLAKKVESADHFANESNTYAQVLIALIEAVQKNPKLNSIQLMARWHGTEQGRLLKALAEKEWLIDGDNLEQQFLDTITRLSAGQHTQTLDELIKRARQPGLSAEEQIQIAKQMRDLLKQNVCTSNPTSAGV, encoded by the coding sequence ATGGCCGGGCTGATTCCCCAGAGTTTTATTGACGACCTTCTTAACCGCACCGACATCGTCGACGTTGTCAGCTCGCGCGTGCAAATGAAGAAGGCCGGCAAGAACTACACCGCCTGTTGCCCGTTCCACAAAGAAAAAACCCCGTCATTCAGCGTCAGCCCCGACAAGCAGTTCTACTACTGCTTCGGTTGTGGCGCAGGCGGCAACGCCCTCGGCTTTATCATGGACCACGACAACCTGGACTTCCCCCAGGCCGTCGAGGAACTGGCCAAAGCCGCCGGCATGGAAATCCCCCGCGAAGAAAGTGGCCGCCCACACAAGCCGCGCCAACCCACCGATTCGCCGCTGTACCCGCTGCTGACAGCCGCTGCCGACTTCTACCGTCAGGCGCTTAAAAGCCATCCGCAGCGCAAGGCCGCCGTCGAGTACCTCAAGGGCCGTGGCCTCACCGGCGAGATCGCCCGGGATTTTGGCCTGGGTTTCGCCCCGCCAGGCTGGGACAACCTTTACAAACACTTGAGCAGCGACACACTGCAGCAGAAGGCCATGATCGATGCCGGCCTGCTGGTGGAAAACGCCGAGACCGGCAAGCGTTATGACCGCTTCCGCGACCGCGTGATGTTTCCGATCCGCGACAGCCGTGGCCGCATCATCGCTTTTGGTGGTCGCGTATTGGGTGACGACAAGCCCAAGTACCTGAACTCCCCGGAAACACCGGTGTTTCATAAGGGCCAGGAACTCTACGGCCTGTTTGAAGCACGCAAGAACAATCGCAACCTCGATGAAATCATCGTGGTGGAAGGCTACATGGACGTGATTGCCCTGGCCCAGCAGGGCCTGCGCAATGCCGTCGCTACACTGGGCACCGCCACCAGCGAAGAACACATGAAGCGCCTGTTTCGCGTAGTGCCCAGCGTGCTGTTCTGTTTCGACGGCGACCAGGCTGGCCGCAACGCCGCGTGGCGTGCGCTCGAAGCCACGTTGTCGAGCCTGCAGGACGGGCGCCGCGCGCGCTTTCTGTTCCTGCCCGAAGGCGAAGACCCGGACACCCTGGTGCGCTCCGAAGGCACCGATGCCTTCCGCGCCCGCATCAATCAACACGCGCAGCCGCTGGCGGACTATTTCTTCCAGCAATTGACCGAAGAAGCCGACCCGCGCTCCCTCGAAGGCAAGGCCCACATGGCCACCCTCGCAGCGCCGCTGATCGATAAAGTGCCGGGCGCCAACCTGAAATCGCTGATGCGCATGCGCTTGCTGGAAATCACCGGCTTGAGTGGCGAGGCCGTCAGCCAGCTGGTGCACAGCGCGCCGCAGGAAGCACCGCCAGCCTACGACCCTGGCATGGATTACGACGCCATGCCGGATTATTCAGACTTCCACCAACCGCAGGAGGCCTACGCGCCCCAGCAGGAATGGACGCCGAAGAAACCCGGTGCCGGCGGCAAAAAATGGGACAAAAAACCCTGGAGCAAGAACGGCAAGCGCGGTGACCGTGACGAGGCTTACGCGCCGCGAACTCCTGTCGCTGTCGAAGCTCCAACGCTCATTGCGCTGCGCACACTTATTCACCACCCGCAATTGGCAAAAAAAGTTGAAAGCGCCGATCACTTTGCCAACGAGAGCAACACTTATGCTCAGGTACTGATCGCCTTGATCGAGGCGGTACAGAAAAATCCTAAGCTAAACTCAATTCAATTGATGGCTCGTTGGCATGGCACCGAACAAGGACGTTTGCTCAAAGCATTGGCGGAAAAGGAGTGGCTAATTGACGGCGACAACCTTGAACAACAGTTTTTAGACACCATTACTAGGTTATCCGCAGGTCAGCACACCCAGACCCTGGATGAGCTGATCAAGCGTGCAAGGCAGCCGGGATTGTCGGCTGAAGAGCAAATTCAGATAGCAAAACAGATGCGCGACCTCTTAAAACAGAATGTTTGCACATCAAACCCGACCTCAGCTGGCGTGTGA
- the folK gene encoding 2-amino-4-hydroxy-6-hydroxymethyldihydropteridine diphosphokinase gives MSLTQVYLGLGSNIERESHLRAGLDALASFLTDVRCSAVFESQPVGIKSGPFFNLVVSAYTDLPLMELDRRLKFIEADNGRYAPDRKGLPLDIDVLLYGDLVGNFDGLILPRAEILKNAFVLWPLSLMAPDRVHPQVDKTMAELWRDAQIDQVLAPVGFEWQGQQLTPSTLL, from the coding sequence ATGTCGCTAACTCAGGTTTACCTTGGCCTTGGCAGCAATATCGAGCGCGAGTCGCACCTGCGTGCCGGTTTGGACGCGTTGGCGAGCTTCCTGACGGATGTACGCTGCTCTGCGGTGTTCGAAAGCCAGCCGGTGGGCATCAAAAGCGGGCCATTTTTCAACCTCGTCGTGTCGGCGTACACCGACTTGCCGTTGATGGAACTGGACCGCCGTTTGAAATTCATCGAGGCCGACAATGGCCGTTATGCCCCGGACCGCAAAGGGCTGCCGTTGGACATCGACGTGCTGCTGTACGGTGACCTGGTGGGGAATTTCGATGGTTTGATCCTGCCGCGTGCAGAGATCCTGAAGAATGCTTTTGTGTTATGGCCGTTGTCGTTGATGGCGCCGGATCGTGTGCATCCGCAAGTCGATAAGACAATGGCCGAGTTATGGCGCGATGCGCAGATCGACCAAGTGCTGGCGCCTGTTGGCTTTGAGTGGCAGGGCCAGCAACTGACGCCGAGCACGCTCCTTTAG
- the rpsU gene encoding 30S ribosomal protein S21 gives MPAVKVKENEPFDVALRRFKRSCEKAGVLAEVRSREFYEKPTSERKRKAAAAVKRHAKKVQREQRRAVRLY, from the coding sequence ATGCCAGCCGTCAAAGTAAAAGAGAACGAACCCTTCGACGTAGCTCTGCGTCGTTTCAAGCGCTCCTGCGAAAAAGCCGGTGTTCTGGCTGAAGTTCGTAGCCGCGAATTTTATGAGAAGCCAACTTCTGAGCGTAAGCGTAAAGCAGCAGCCGCTGTTAAGCGTCACGCCAAGAAAGTTCAGCGCGAACAGCGCCGCGCCGTTCGTCTGTACTAA
- the tsaD gene encoding tRNA (adenosine(37)-N6)-threonylcarbamoyltransferase complex transferase subunit TsaD, translated as MLVLGLETSCDETGVALYDSERGLLADALFSQIDLHRAYGGVVPELASRDHVKRMLPLIRQVLDEAGCVPTEIDAIAYTAGPGLVGALLVGASCAQALAFAWGIPALGVHHMEGHLLAPMLEKTPPQFPFVALLVSGGHTQLVQVDGIGQYTLLGESLDDAAGEAFDKTAKMMGLNYPGGPEIARLAEKGVPGRYTFPRPMCDRPGLMFSFSGLKTSALNTWQQSVSAGDDSEQARCDIALAFQQAVVETLTIKCKRALKQAGMQRLVIAGGVSANKALRTSLEKMLGDMNGDVFYARPEFCTDNGAMIAYAGCQRLQAGQHESLAISVQARWPMEQLSPL; from the coding sequence ATGCTAGTACTGGGACTTGAAACCTCCTGCGACGAAACCGGTGTCGCACTTTACGACAGTGAACGCGGGCTTTTGGCCGATGCGCTGTTCAGTCAGATCGACCTGCACCGCGCCTATGGCGGGGTGGTGCCGGAGCTGGCCAGCCGCGATCATGTCAAGCGCATGCTGCCCTTGATTCGCCAGGTGTTGGACGAGGCCGGCTGCGTGCCGACCGAGATCGACGCGATCGCCTACACCGCAGGCCCCGGATTGGTCGGAGCCCTTCTGGTTGGGGCCTCTTGCGCCCAGGCGCTGGCATTTGCCTGGGGCATTCCAGCCCTTGGTGTGCACCATATGGAAGGCCATTTACTGGCGCCGATGCTGGAAAAAACACCGCCGCAGTTCCCGTTCGTCGCTTTGTTGGTTTCCGGTGGTCATACGCAGTTGGTTCAAGTGGATGGAATCGGCCAATACACGCTTTTGGGTGAGTCGCTGGACGACGCCGCCGGCGAAGCTTTCGACAAGACCGCGAAGATGATGGGCCTCAATTATCCCGGTGGCCCGGAAATCGCGCGGCTGGCCGAAAAAGGCGTGCCGGGCCGCTATACCTTCCCGCGCCCGATGTGCGACCGCCCAGGCCTGATGTTCAGCTTCAGCGGCTTGAAAACCTCAGCGCTGAACACCTGGCAGCAAAGCGTCAGCGCCGGGGACGACAGTGAACAAGCCCGTTGCGACATCGCGCTGGCGTTCCAGCAGGCCGTGGTGGAGACTTTGACCATCAAGTGCAAGCGCGCCCTGAAACAGGCAGGCATGCAGCGCCTGGTGATCGCAGGCGGCGTCAGCGCCAACAAGGCGTTGCGCACCTCGCTGGAAAAAATGCTCGGCGACATGAACGGGGATGTGTTTTACGCACGCCCTGAGTTCTGCACCGACAATGGCGCAATGATTGCCTACGCCGGTTGCCAGCGCTTGCAGGCCGGGCAGCACGAAAGCCTGGCGATCAGCGTGCAGGCACGCTGGCCGATGGAGCAGCTTTCGCCGTTGTAA
- a CDS encoding EAL domain-containing protein yields the protein MPRLPTVILLSLLTWTATAGALTLTDDERGWLADHQELRLGVDASWPPFEYRDENGRYQGLAADYVRLIQDRLGVRIKLIEPANWTAVLEQAKNNQLDLLPGIMSTPERQNYLAFTRPYLDFPIVILAHEGGAKPRNLKDLYGLKIAVVENYAPHELLRTHHPDLNLVAMPNVSSTLQALATDEVDAVVSDLASSVWSLRQLKLDGLYVSGETPYRYQLAMGVPRDQKILVGILDKVLADLSSDETDAIQQHWVGSVTDHRTFWADLLMYGLPAVLLLSTVLAIVIRINRRLSSEIARRVALEQELRSSEYHYRGLVESLSAIAWEASITDFTYSYVSPHAEDLLGYPRAHWLIPGFWRNIIHPADLTRAEAYCYRETRANRDHSLDYRVITADGRCLWVRDIVSLIEHGHEPVLRGLMIDISEAKRTEEALQLSEEKFASVFQQCPDILVIARLSDGCLLEVNKAFEDQIGLSAEQVVGKTATELNIWGVQGVGPDLLQRVQTTSIRNLEMPFLRSNGQAFTGLISAEPFQLDTTEALVVVVRDITQLKETQQLLQTSEEKFAKAFHASPDGLLLSRQRDGRLIEVNEGFTRLTGFTSASSLDQSTLDLGIWVDLNERKHLLELMQRDGFVRDFVCHIRRADGLIRLCEVSSRPLPIGEEDCMLTIARDITERQVMQEKLQQAATVFESTAEGVLITDTRQNISAVNRAFSEITGYSEAEALGSTPRLLASGLHDSAFYAAMWHQLTAHGHWQGEISNRRKNGELYPSWLTISAVRNRDQLITHFVAVFADISSLKHAQARLDYQAHHDPLTGLPNRTLFESRLQAALNSQEETGNQGAVLFLDLDRFKHINDSLGHPVGDLLLKDIAVRLKEQLRDIDTVARLGGDEFIILLPGLQQASDAEHLANKLLACFTPPFQAGEHEFFISASIGTSLYPQDGIDVATLVKNADAAMYRSKAKGRNRVESYTQDLTAQANERVALEHELRRAIEREELFLYYQPKRSLVTQELIGAEALIRWHHPTFGDVPPEHFIALAEENGMILQIGDWVLEQACRQMHTWKHAFNDFGPLSVNLAGAQLRHPNLLARIEQLLHDYHLEPGCLQLEITENFIMSQAEEALEVLHQLKHLGVQLAIDDFGTGYSSLSYLKRLPLDFLKIDQSFVRGLPDDPHDAAIVRAIIALGHSMQFTIIAEGVENPAQQAFLAAEGCEQMQGYIVSLPLPPELFAETFLHMRVSDFSDGTARKPSL from the coding sequence ATGCCCAGACTGCCGACCGTGATACTGCTGTCGCTGCTGACCTGGACCGCAACGGCTGGCGCGTTGACTCTTACTGATGATGAGCGTGGCTGGCTGGCGGACCATCAGGAGCTGCGCCTGGGGGTGGACGCTTCTTGGCCGCCCTTCGAATACCGTGATGAAAATGGCCGTTATCAAGGCCTTGCTGCCGACTATGTACGCCTGATCCAGGACCGCCTGGGCGTACGGATCAAACTGATCGAGCCAGCAAACTGGACCGCCGTGCTCGAACAGGCGAAAAACAACCAGCTCGACCTGCTGCCCGGCATCATGTCGACGCCCGAGCGCCAGAACTACCTGGCCTTTACGCGCCCCTACCTGGACTTTCCCATCGTCATCCTCGCCCATGAGGGCGGCGCGAAACCGCGCAACCTCAAAGACCTGTACGGCCTGAAGATTGCCGTGGTGGAAAACTACGCGCCGCACGAATTACTGCGCACTCACCATCCCGACCTCAACCTGGTGGCCATGCCCAACGTCAGCTCGACGCTGCAAGCCCTGGCCACCGATGAGGTGGATGCGGTTGTCAGCGACCTCGCCTCCAGCGTCTGGAGCCTGCGCCAGCTCAAGCTGGATGGTTTGTACGTCAGCGGCGAAACGCCCTATCGCTACCAGCTGGCGATGGGCGTGCCGCGCGATCAGAAAATACTGGTGGGCATCCTGGACAAAGTCCTCGCCGACCTCAGCTCCGACGAAACCGACGCAATCCAGCAACACTGGGTCGGCAGCGTCACCGATCACCGCACCTTCTGGGCCGATTTGCTGATGTACGGCCTGCCGGCGGTCTTGCTGTTGAGCACAGTGTTGGCCATCGTGATTCGCATCAACCGCCGGCTCAGCTCGGAAATTGCCCGGCGGGTCGCCCTTGAGCAGGAATTGCGCAGCAGCGAATACCATTATCGTGGCCTGGTGGAGAGCCTGTCCGCGATTGCCTGGGAAGCCAGCATCACCGACTTCACCTACAGCTACGTGTCGCCCCATGCCGAGGACCTGCTGGGTTACCCCCGTGCCCATTGGCTGATTCCAGGCTTCTGGCGCAACATCATCCACCCCGCCGACCTGACGCGCGCAGAGGCATACTGCTACCGGGAAACCCGTGCCAACCGCGATCACAGCCTCGATTACCGGGTGATCACCGCCGACGGCCGTTGCTTATGGGTGCGCGATATCGTCAGCCTGATCGAGCACGGCCATGAGCCGGTGTTGCGCGGCTTGATGATCGATATCAGCGAAGCCAAGCGTACTGAAGAGGCATTGCAGCTTTCCGAAGAGAAGTTTGCCTCGGTGTTTCAGCAATGCCCGGACATTCTGGTGATCGCCCGCCTCTCTGATGGCTGCCTGCTGGAGGTGAACAAGGCCTTCGAGGACCAGATTGGGCTAAGCGCCGAACAAGTCGTGGGCAAAACCGCCACCGAGCTGAATATCTGGGGCGTTCAAGGCGTTGGCCCCGACCTGCTGCAACGTGTGCAGACCACCAGCATCCGCAACCTGGAAATGCCGTTTCTACGCAGCAATGGCCAAGCGTTTACCGGGCTGATCTCCGCCGAGCCGTTCCAACTCGACACCACCGAAGCCTTGGTGGTGGTGGTGCGGGACATCACCCAACTCAAGGAAACCCAGCAACTGCTGCAAACCTCCGAAGAGAAGTTCGCCAAGGCCTTCCACGCCTCACCCGACGGTTTGCTGCTCAGCCGCCAGCGCGATGGGCGTTTGATCGAAGTGAACGAAGGCTTCACCCGCCTGACGGGTTTCACCAGCGCCAGTTCGCTCGACCAGTCGACCCTGGACCTGGGCATCTGGGTCGACCTCAACGAACGCAAACACCTGCTGGAATTGATGCAACGCGACGGTTTTGTGCGCGACTTCGTCTGCCATATCCGCCGCGCCGACGGCTTGATTCGCCTGTGCGAAGTGTCCAGTCGCCCGCTGCCCATCGGCGAGGAAGACTGCATGTTGACCATCGCCCGCGACATCACCGAGCGCCAAGTGATGCAGGAAAAACTGCAGCAGGCCGCCACCGTATTCGAGAGCACCGCCGAGGGCGTATTGATCACCGACACCCGGCAGAACATCAGCGCCGTCAACCGTGCCTTCAGCGAAATCACCGGCTACAGCGAAGCCGAAGCCCTCGGCAGCACGCCGCGCCTGCTCGCTTCCGGCCTGCATGACAGCGCGTTCTATGCGGCGATGTGGCATCAATTGACGGCCCACGGTCATTGGCAGGGCGAGATTTCCAACCGCCGCAAAAACGGCGAGCTGTACCCCAGTTGGCTGACCATCAGCGCCGTGCGCAACCGCGACCAGTTGATCACGCACTTTGTTGCCGTGTTTGCCGATATCTCCAGCCTCAAGCACGCCCAGGCTCGCCTCGACTACCAAGCCCACCACGACCCACTGACCGGCCTGCCCAACCGCACCCTGTTTGAAAGCCGACTGCAAGCCGCCCTCAACAGCCAGGAAGAAACCGGTAATCAAGGCGCTGTATTGTTCCTCGACCTGGACCGCTTCAAACACATCAACGACAGCCTCGGCCACCCCGTCGGCGACCTGCTGCTCAAGGACATCGCCGTGCGCCTCAAGGAACAATTGCGCGACATCGACACCGTGGCACGCCTGGGTGGCGACGAATTCATCATCCTGCTGCCCGGCCTGCAACAAGCCAGCGATGCCGAACACCTGGCCAATAAACTGCTCGCCTGCTTCACCCCGCCATTCCAGGCCGGCGAGCATGAGTTTTTTATCAGCGCCAGTATCGGCACCAGCCTCTATCCACAGGACGGCATCGACGTCGCCACCCTGGTCAAAAACGCCGACGCCGCGATGTACCGCTCCAAGGCCAAAGGCCGCAACCGAGTCGAAAGCTACACCCAGGACCTCACCGCCCAGGCCAACGAACGCGTGGCACTCGAACACGAACTGCGCCGCGCCATCGAGCGTGAAGAGCTGTTTTTGTACTACCAACCCAAGCGCAGCCTGGTCACCCAGGAACTGATCGGCGCCGAAGCCTTGATTCGCTGGCACCACCCGACCTTTGGCGACGTGCCGCCGGAACACTTCATCGCCCTGGCCGAAGAGAACGGCATGATCCTGCAAATTGGCGACTGGGTACTGGAACAAGCCTGCCGGCAGATGCACACGTGGAAACACGCCTTCAACGACTTCGGCCCACTGTCAGTCAACCTCGCCGGCGCACAACTGCGTCACCCCAACCTGCTCGCGCGCATCGAACAACTGCTGCATGACTACCACCTGGAGCCCGGTTGCCTGCAACTGGAGATCACCGAAAACTTCATCATGAGCCAGGCCGAAGAAGCCCTCGAAGTGCTGCACCAACTCAAGCACCTGGGCGTGCAACTGGCCATCGATGACTTTGGCACCGGCTACTCATCCCTCAGCTACCTCAAGCGCCTGCCACTGGATTTCCTCAAGATCGACCAGTCCTTCGTGCGCGGCCTGCCCGACGACCCCCACGACGCCGCCATCGTGCGCGCCATCATCGCCCTGGGCCACAGCATGCAATTCACCATCATCGCCGAAGGCGTGGAAAACCCCGCACAACAGGCCTTCCTGGCCGCCGAAGGCTGCGAACAGATGCAAGGCTACATCGTCAGCCTGCCGCTGCCGCCGGAGCTTTTTGCCGAGACCTTTCTTCATATGCGGGTTTCAGACTTTTCGGATGGCACAGCACGGAAACCGTCGCTATAA